The Malus domestica chromosome 13, GDT2T_hap1 genome includes a window with the following:
- the LOC103451949 gene encoding potassium transporter 6-like, producing MGFVFSPQSEAKHGSARSLSPPAMDQETGVYQNHIKKQSWKTILTLAYQSLGVVYGDLSTSPLYVYKSTFAEDIDHSETNEEIFGVLSFVFWTLTLIPLLKYVFIVLKADDNGEGGTFALYSLLCRHARVSSLPNSQSADEELSDYNKERAGTALQSSIGSRLKSTLERHKVLQRFLLVLALIGTCMVIGDGVLTPALSVFSAVSGLELSMSEKHHKYVEVPIACIILIGLFALQHYGTHRVGFLFAPIVLIWLLCISAIGVYNILHFNPSVYKALSPYYMYKFLRKTQKGGWMSLGGIMLCITGSEAMFADLGHFTQLSIQIAFTSLVYPALVLAYMGQAAYISSHHNVGKNSQIGFYPSVPENLRWPVLVIAVLAAVVGSQAIITGTFSIIKQCSALDCFPRVKIVHTSSKIHGQVYIPEINWILMVLCLAVTIGFRDTKRMGNASGFAVISVMLVTTCLMSLVIVLCWQQSVFVAIGFVVFFGTIEALYFSASLVKFPEGAWVPVALALCFFFVMYVWHYGTIKKYEFEVQNKVSINWLLSLGPSLGIVRVRGIGLIHTDLVSGIPAIFSHFVTNLPAFHQVLVFLCIKSVPVPHVRPEERFLVGQIGPKEYRLYRCIVRYGYRDVHKDDMEFENDLMCSIAEFIRSGSTEFSVAAEDAGKEDDKMTVVGTRSTHADGIQMSENINVEMSPSGQIEIRSPPVAQRRKKVRFIVPESPKINTGTREELQELMEAREAGIVYIVGNTYTNAKKGSSFMRSFAINYGYEFLRRNSRTSSYALSVPHASALEVGMIYHV from the exons ATGGGTTTCGTTTTCTCTCCCCAATCTGAAGCAAAACATGGCTCTGCTCGATCACTGAGTCCACCCGCCATGGATCAGGAAACTGGGGTTTATCAAAACCATATAAAG AAACAATCATGGAAGACAATTCTGACTCTGGCTTACCAGAGCCTCGGCGTCGTCTATGGCGATTTGAGCACTTCGCCTCTGTACGTTTACAAAAGCACATTTGCTGAAGATATCGATCACTCAGAGACCAACGAAGAAATCTTTGGCGTCTTGTCCTTCGTATTCTGGACTCTCACCCTCATCCCCCTTCTCAAGTACGTGTTTATTGTGCTCAAAGCAGACGACAATGGCGAAGGAGGAACATTCGCCTTGTACTCGCTGCTGTGTCGACACGCCCGAGTCAGCTCGCTGCCCAACAGCCAGTCTGCCGACGAGGAGCTCTCCGATTACAACAAGGAAAGAGCCGGGACGGCGCTGCAGTCGAGCATCGGGTCCAGGTTGAAGTCGACTCTGGAGAGGCACAAGGTGCTGCAGAGATTTTTGCTTGTTCTTGCTTTGATTGGAACTTGCATGGTGATTGGTGACGGTGTTCTCACGCCGGCTCTTTCTG TTTTTTCTGCGGTTTCAGGGCTTGAGCTTTCCATGTCCGAAAAGCATCACAAAT ATGTAGAAGTTCCAATTGCATGCATCATTTTGATTGGCCTGTTTGCACTTCAACATTATGGAACTCACAGGGTCGGGTTCTTGTTTGCTCCTATAGTTCTGATATGGCTTCTATGCATCAGTGCGATCGGTGTTTATAATATACTTCACTTCAATCCGAGTGTGTACAAAGCACTTTCTCCATACTATATGTACaaatttttaaggaaaactcaGAAAGGGGGCTGGATGTCCCTCGGCGGAATTATGTTGTGTATAACAG GTTCAGAAGCCATGTTTGCTGATCTTGGACACTTTACACAATTGTCCATTCAG ATTGCGTTCACCTCTTTGGTTTATCCAGCTTTGGTTCTAGCATATATGGGACAAGCTGCCTACATATCTTCACATCACAATGTTGGGAAAAATTCTCAGATTGGATTTTACCCATCTGTACCAG AAAATTTGAGATGGCCCGTTCTGGTAATAGCTGTACTTGCTGCCGTAGTAGGAAGCCAAGCTATCATCACTGGAACTTTCTCAATCATCAAGCAATGTTCTGCCCTGGATTGCTTCCCAAGAGTCAAAATAGTCCATACATCATCCAAAATCCATGGTCAAGTTTATATCCCGGAAATCAATTGGATCTTGATGGTGTTGTGTTTGGCTGTTACTATTGGTTTTAGAGACACAAAGCGCATGGGTAATGCTTCAG GGTTTGCAGTTATCTCGGTGATGCTGGTCACCACGTGCTTAATGTCCCTAGTTATTGTCCTATGCTGGCAGCAGAGTGTCTTTGTTGCAATTGGCTTCGTGGTCTTTTTCGGCACAATTGAAGCTCTTTACTTCTCGGCTTCTCTTGTAAAGTTTCCTGAGGGAGCCTGGGTTCCCGTTGCTCTTGCTCTCTGTTTTTTCTTCGTCATGTACGTTTGGCACTACGGCACAATTAAAAAGTATGAGTTTGAAGTCCAAAACAAGGTCTCCATTAACTGGCTGCTTAGCCTTGGCCCCAGCCTTGGCATTGTACGAGTCCGTGGGATTGGCCTCATACACACCGATCTTGTATCCGGAATTCCAGCAATCTTCTCCCACTTTGTCACCAACCTTCCGGCCTTCCACCAGGTCCTAGTTTTCCTCTGCATCAAATCCGTCCCAGTCCCCCATGTTAGACCCGAGGAACGGTTTCTGGTGGGTCAAATTGGCCCAAAGGAGTATCGGCTCTATAGGTGCATTGTGAGATATGGATATCGCGATGTTCACAAAGATGACATGGAGTTTGAGAATGATCTTATGTGCAGCATAGCAGAGTTCATACGCTCAGGAAGCACTGAATTCTCTGTTGCAGCTGAAGATGCGGGCAAGGAAGATGATAAAATGACGGTCGTTGGCACACGCTCCACTCATGCAGATGGGATTCAGATGAGCGAGAACATCAACGTGGAAATGAGCCCATCAGGGCAGATAGAAATAAGATCTCCGCCAGTGGCTCAACGAAGGAAGAAGGTAAGATTCATTGTTCCGGAGAGTCCAAAGATCAACACGGGCACAAGGGAGGAACTGCAGGAGCTAATGGAAGCTCGGGAAGCTGGAATAGTGTACATAGTTGGGAACACATACACGAATGCAAAGAAAGGATCTAGTTTCATGCGAAGCTTTGCAATCAACTACGGATATGAATTCTTGAGAAGGAATAGCAGGACATCCAGTTATGCACTCAGTGTACCGCATGCGTCTGCGCTGGAGGTAGGGATGATTTACCATGTATGA
- the LOC103451951 gene encoding putative potassium transporter 12, whose translation MAEEDGIVERSERLAGRSGSGVGSDSRWVDGSEVDSESPPWSLHSDNGERGRGEGYGGSFRRRLVKKPKRVDSLDVEAMAIAGAGSHHLKDHSVWGTLALGFQTLGVVYGDMGTSPLYVFADVFSRVRIESDVDVLGALSLVMYTVALIPLAKYVFVVLKANDNGEGGTFALYSLICRYANVNLLPNRQPADEYISSYRLKLPTPELKRALRIKDTLERRPFLKTILLLFVLMGTSMVIGDGILTPAISVMSAVSGLQGELPGFGTNAVVVVSIVILLVLFSIQRFGTGKVGVMFSPILALWFFSLASIGIYNLVKYDVTVLRAFNPAYIYFFFKKNNKEAWFALGGCVLCITGAEAMFADLGHFSVRAIQVAFSFVVFPCLLLAYMGQAAYLMKHPDSSARIFYDSVPDSLFWPVFVVATLAAMIASQAMISATFSCVKQSMALGCFPRLKIVHTSKRRMGQIYIPIINWFLMIMCIVVVSIFRSTTEIANAYGIAEVGVMMVSTTLVTLVMLLIWQTNLFLALCFPLVFGSIEFVYLCAVLSKIKEGGWLPLAFASCFLCVMYTWNYGSVLKYRSEVREKISMDSMTDLGSTLGTVRVPGIGLLYSELVQGIPSIFVQFLLSLPAIHSTIVFVCIKYVPVPVVPQEERFLFRRVCPKDYHMFRCVARYGYKDIRKEDHHSFEQLLVESLEKFLRKEAQDIALESNLNDSDFDNDSPRSRDLGVPGGDEIEELRIPLMHNGRSLEVGGASTSEETAVAETLPSSVMSSNEDPGLEYELSALREAMDSGFTYLLAHGDVRAKKNSFFFKKLVINYFYAFMRRNCRAGPANMSVPHMNIMQVGMTYMV comes from the exons ATGGCAGAAGAAGATGGGATTGTGGAGAGGAGTGAGAGATTGGCGGGAAGAAGTGGGAGTGGGGTAGGGAGCGACTCGAGGTGGGTGGATGGGAGCGAGGTGGACTCGGAATCGCCGCCGTGGTCGTTGCATTCTGATAATGGAGAACGCGGCAGAGGAGAAGGGTATGGAGGATCTTTCAGGAGGAGGCTTGTGAAGAAGCCCAAGAGAGTTGATTCTCTTGATGTGGAAGCCATGGCGATTGCTGGTGCTGGTAGCCATCACTTGAAG GATCATTCTGTTTGGGGCACTCTTGCTTTAGGATTCCAAACTCTTGGCGTGGTCTACGGTGACATGGGAACGAGCCCTTTATATGTCTTTGCTGATGTGTTCAGCAGGGTGCGCATCGAATCAGATGTTGATGTCTTGGGAGCTTTATCACTAGTGATGTACACAGTTGCGCTTATACCTTTAGCAAAATATGTTTTCGTAGTTCTCAAAGCCAATGATAATGGAGAAG GAGGAACATTTGCATTGTACTCACTGATATGCAGATATGCAAATGTTAATCTGCTGCCAAATCGTCAGCCAGCTGATGAATACATCTCAAGTTATAGGCTCAAATTGCCCACTCCAGAGTTGAAAAGGGCTTTGCGTATAAAAGACACTTTAGAAAGGAGACCATTCTTGAAAACTATCCTCTTGTTGTTCGTTTTGATGGGAACTTCGATGGTTATAGGAGATGGTATTCTAACCCCAGCTATATCAG TGATGTCTGCTGTGAGTGGCCTGCAAGGTGAATTGCCAGGTTTTGGTACAA ATGCTGTGGTTGTTGTTTCGATTGTAATTCTCCTAGTGTTGTTCAGCATACAGCGGTTTGGGACTGGAAAAGTGGGTGTCATGTTTTCTCCAATACTTGCTTTGTGGTTCTTCAGCCTGGCATCTATTGGAATCTACAATTTAGTGAAGTATGACGTTACAGTCCTGAGGGCATTCAATCCtgcttatatttattttttcttcaagaAGAACAATAAGGAAGCATGGTTCGCTCTTGGTGGTTGTGTTTTGTGCATTACAG GAGCCGAAGCTATGTTTGCTGATCTAGGACATTTCTCTGTGCGAGCCATTCAG GTTGCCTTCAGCTTTGTGGTGTTCCCCTGCCTTCTCTTAGCTTACATGGGCCAAGCTGCTTATCTGATGAAACACCCTGATTCCTCGGCTAGAATATTCTATGATTCTGTGCCAG ATAGTCTTTTCTGGCCAGTCTTTGTGGTAGCTACCCTTGCTGCGATGATTGCCAGCCAAGCGATGATATCTGCTACATTTTCATGTGTTAAGCAATCAATGGCTCTTGGATGCTTCCCAAGGCTAAAGATAGTTCACACCTCAAAGAGGCGAATGGGCCAAATTTATATCCCTATTATCAATTGGTTTTTAATGATCATGTGCATAGTTGTGGTTTCCATCTTTCGAAGCACCACAGAGATTGCCAATGCATATG GAATAGCTGAAGTTGGTGTCATGATGGTGAGCACAACCTTGGTGACACTTGTAATGCTTCTCATTTGGCAAACCAACTTGTTTCTAGCTTTGTGTTTTCCACTTGTATTTGGATCGATAGAGTTTGTCTACTTGTGTGCGGTTttatcaaaaatcaaagagggtGGCTGGCTGCCTCTTGCTTTCGCCTCTTGCTTCCTCTGTGTGATGTACACTTGGAACTATGGGAGTGTGCTGAAGTACCGAAGCGAGGTAAGGGAGAAGATATCCATGGACTCCATGACTGATCTTGGCTCCACACTAGGGACTGTTAGAGTCCCAGGAATTGGATTGCTGTATAGTGAGCTTGTCCAAGGCATCCCATCCATTTTTGTGCAGTTCCTTCTAAGTCTTCCAGCTATCCACTCCACTATAGTTTTCGTCTGCATTAAGTATGTCCCTGTCCCAGTGGTTCCTCAGGAAGAAAGGTTTCTGTTTCGAAGAGTTTGCCCAAAAGACTACCATATGTTCCGCTGTGTAGCCCGATACGGTTACAAAGATATCCGGAAGGAAGATCACCATTCATTTGAACAACTTCTAGTTGAAAGCCTGGAGAAGTTTCTGAGGAAGGAAGCTCAAGATATTGCCTTGGAGAGCAATTTAAATGACTCAGACTTTGACAATGATTCTCCCAGGTCAAGGGATTTGGGAGTCCCAGGAGGTGATGAGATTGAGGAACTCAGGATTCCATTGATGCACAATGGAAGATCACTGGAGGTAGGAGGAGCTTCAACCTCAGAAGAAACTGCTGTTGCTGAAACGTTGCCGTCTAGTGTGATGTCATCGAATGAAGACCCCGGTCTGGAGTATGAGCTCTCAGCACTGCGAGAAGCAATGGATTCAGGATTTACGTATTTGCTAGCGCACGGAGATGTGAGGGcaaagaagaactcgtttttcTTCAAGAAGCTAGTCATAAACTACTTCTATGCATTCATGAGGAGGAACTGCAGAGCAGGTCCTGCAAATATGAGTGTGCCTCACATGAACATCATGCAAGTCGGTATGACTTACATGgtctga